The following coding sequences are from one Halorubrum sp. BOL3-1 window:
- a CDS encoding metal-dependent transcriptional regulator, producing the protein MTAESEYLLALFIAEQQSSPPISSGQLATALDRSQAATTEMIQRLETEGLVEYEPYERAKLTTSGCEQAEALHETYVTLSWFFRSVLDLDTHEREAMRMAGLVSPTVAERLAETLVPTGESSNESMTRSHNETSDP; encoded by the coding sequence ATGACCGCAGAATCAGAGTACCTCCTCGCCTTGTTCATCGCTGAACAGCAGTCGTCTCCACCGATATCGTCGGGGCAGCTCGCGACGGCACTCGACCGCTCACAGGCCGCGACGACGGAGATGATCCAGCGGCTTGAGACGGAGGGGCTCGTCGAGTACGAACCGTACGAGAGAGCGAAATTGACGACCTCGGGCTGTGAGCAGGCGGAGGCGTTACACGAGACCTATGTGACGCTCTCGTGGTTTTTCCGCTCGGTTCTCGACCTCGATACGCACGAACGCGAGGCGATGCGAATGGCCGGACTGGTCAGTCCGACAGTTGCCGAGCGACTCGCAGAGACGCTCGTTCCGACCGGTGAAAGCTCGAACGAGAGCATGACGCGTTCACACAATGAGACCAGTGACCCGTAG
- a CDS encoding amphi-Trp domain-containing protein: protein MTDADDERSTIRSGRNFEETYRLDASEAGEFLIALGEQLRDDDELTIAGDDWELPFAFGEPVELEVEYEGVDEPELEIELELPGRTDESGPEIK, encoded by the coding sequence ATGACCGACGCCGACGACGAGCGATCGACGATTCGGTCGGGACGGAATTTCGAGGAGACGTATCGACTGGACGCGAGCGAGGCGGGCGAGTTCCTGATCGCGCTCGGCGAACAGCTCCGCGACGACGACGAACTGACGATCGCCGGCGACGACTGGGAGCTACCCTTCGCGTTCGGGGAGCCAGTCGAACTGGAAGTGGAATACGAGGGCGTCGACGAGCCGGAACTCGAAATCGAGCTCGAACTCCCGGGGCGGACCGACGAAAGCGGCCCCGAAATCAAATAG
- a CDS encoding ArsR family transcriptional regulator, whose product MPDTRTQIRRHVRDTPGVHFNQVGRDLDIATGQVQYHLRRLVRDDELAVERVGGRTHYFDPSFDPWERRVLAFLRRETARGILVRIHAGGPKRPKTLAGDLDLARSTISWHVSTLVENGIVEKSEDRPMTLALSRPNRTVELLELVSPSLPDRLVDRFVRTVDELLE is encoded by the coding sequence ATGCCGGACACCCGGACTCAGATCCGACGCCACGTTCGTGACACACCCGGTGTCCACTTCAACCAGGTCGGCCGAGACCTCGATATCGCGACGGGGCAGGTACAGTACCACCTGCGGCGTCTGGTTCGCGACGACGAACTCGCCGTCGAGCGGGTCGGCGGCCGCACACACTACTTCGACCCGTCGTTCGATCCGTGGGAACGACGGGTTCTCGCGTTCCTCAGACGTGAGACCGCCCGCGGGATCCTCGTCCGGATTCATGCCGGCGGCCCGAAGCGACCGAAAACGCTCGCGGGCGACCTCGACCTCGCACGAAGTACGATCTCGTGGCACGTCTCGACACTCGTCGAAAACGGGATCGTCGAGAAGTCCGAGGATCGGCCGATGACACTCGCATTGAGCCGTCCGAACCGCACGGTCGAACTTCTAGAACTAGTGTCGCCGTCGCTGCCGGATCGGCTCGTCGATCGGTTCGTCCGGACCGTCGACGAACTCCTTGAGTGA
- a CDS encoding CopG family ribbon-helix-helix protein, producing MSVVSVSMPEELLERLDQFADDHGYTGRSEVVREGSRNLLGEFEDKKLESRDLMGVVTVLFDYETTSVEEKMMHLRHEHEDIVASNFHSHVGGHHCMELFVLEGSLEDISTFVGKIRATRDTLTIDYSVSPVDDFGPLADMN from the coding sequence ATGAGCGTCGTCAGCGTCTCAATGCCGGAAGAGTTGCTCGAGCGACTCGACCAATTCGCAGATGATCACGGGTATACCGGCCGCAGCGAGGTGGTCCGTGAGGGGAGTCGGAATTTGCTCGGCGAGTTTGAGGATAAGAAACTCGAGAGTCGCGACTTGATGGGCGTTGTTACAGTCCTTTTCGATTACGAGACAACAAGTGTCGAGGAGAAAATGATGCACCTCCGCCACGAGCACGAAGACATCGTCGCCTCGAACTTCCACAGCCACGTGGGCGGTCACCACTGTATGGAGCTGTTCGTATTGGAAGGATCGCTCGAAGATATTTCGACGTTCGTAGGGAAGATCCGTGCGACGAGAGACACGCTTACAATCGACTACTCCGTGTCACCAGTAGATGACTTCGGTCCGCTGGCAGATATGAACTGA
- a CDS encoding adenylosuccinate synthase translates to MTLTIVGSQLGDEGKGALVDRWGGDADVVVRYQGGDNAGHTVVEGGAEYKLSLVPSGAVRGTVGVLGNGCVVNPKTLFSEIDDLRERGLDPDVRIARRAHVILPYHRVLDGIEEEIKADDDAGDEVGTTGRGIGPTYEDKAGRRGIRVADLLDPAVLREKLEYAVPQKRALVEDVYGLDLSGDDRAAAFDVDALHEEFAAIGERLADEGVTVNCSDYLHRRHADGDEILFEGAQGTHIDVDHGNYPFVTSSNPTAGGAAVGSGLGVTKVGDGEVVGIVKSYLSRVGEGPLPTELDGDADEEALADEIREKGGEFGTVTGRPRRIGWLDLPMLRHAARVSGFTGVAVNHVDVLAGLDELKVCTSYELEGETVDTVPTTTERWERCEPVFAELDTWEEFDSAAVAEAGYDALPEAAREYLEFVADEIDTPIYAVGVGPDREETVELTNPFDE, encoded by the coding sequence ATGACACTCACCATCGTCGGCTCCCAGCTCGGCGACGAGGGCAAGGGCGCGCTCGTCGACCGGTGGGGAGGGGACGCGGACGTCGTAGTCCGTTATCAGGGCGGCGACAACGCCGGCCACACCGTCGTTGAGGGCGGCGCGGAGTACAAGCTATCCTTGGTTCCCAGCGGCGCAGTCCGCGGGACCGTCGGCGTCCTCGGGAACGGCTGCGTCGTCAACCCGAAGACGCTGTTCTCGGAGATCGACGACCTCCGCGAGCGGGGACTGGACCCCGACGTCCGGATCGCTCGCCGCGCGCACGTCATCCTGCCGTACCACCGCGTGCTGGACGGAATCGAAGAGGAAATCAAGGCGGACGACGACGCCGGCGACGAGGTCGGCACGACCGGCCGCGGTATCGGTCCGACCTACGAGGACAAGGCCGGCCGCCGCGGGATCCGGGTCGCTGACCTGCTCGATCCGGCGGTGCTCCGCGAGAAGCTGGAGTACGCCGTCCCGCAGAAGCGCGCGCTCGTCGAGGACGTGTACGGACTCGACCTATCAGGAGACGACCGCGCCGCGGCGTTCGACGTCGACGCGCTCCACGAGGAGTTCGCCGCCATCGGTGAGCGCCTCGCCGACGAGGGGGTGACCGTCAACTGCTCCGACTACCTCCACCGCCGCCACGCCGACGGCGACGAGATCCTCTTCGAGGGCGCACAGGGGACGCACATCGACGTCGACCACGGGAACTACCCGTTCGTCACCTCCTCGAACCCGACCGCCGGCGGCGCGGCCGTCGGCTCCGGGCTCGGCGTGACGAAAGTCGGCGACGGCGAGGTCGTCGGCATCGTGAAGTCGTACCTCTCGCGGGTCGGTGAGGGACCGCTTCCGACCGAACTCGACGGCGACGCCGACGAGGAGGCGCTCGCGGACGAGATCCGCGAGAAGGGCGGCGAGTTCGGAACGGTCACCGGACGTCCCCGCAGAATCGGCTGGCTCGACCTCCCCATGCTCCGCCACGCCGCGCGCGTCTCCGGGTTCACCGGCGTCGCCGTCAACCACGTCGACGTGCTCGCCGGACTCGACGAGCTGAAGGTGTGTACGAGCTACGAGCTCGAGGGTGAAACGGTCGACACCGTCCCCACCACGACGGAGCGCTGGGAGCGCTGCGAGCCGGTGTTCGCTGAGCTCGACACGTGGGAGGAGTTCGACTCGGCTGCGGTCGCCGAGGCGGGATACGACGCCCTCCCCGAGGCCGCCCGCGAGTACTTGGAGTTCGTCGCCGACGAGATCGACACCCCCATTTACGCCGTCGGCGTCGGTCCCGACCGCGAGGAGACGGTCGAGCTGACGAACCCGTTCGACGAGTAG
- a CDS encoding NUDIX hydrolase, whose protein sequence is METTRHFTATTYVVNDGATALHEHERLGIRLPPGGHVDRDELPHEAAIREVREETGLRAELVATESSITGPNTRGLPEPAHLMLHDINVHEDGSVGHQHVDHLYYARVDSREVSPDGDDEVDPDRWDWYTPAELTASDLPEDVVDLGREAIDAVAGR, encoded by the coding sequence ATGGAGACGACGCGGCACTTCACGGCGACGACGTACGTCGTCAACGACGGGGCGACCGCCCTTCACGAACACGAGCGGCTCGGCATTCGGCTGCCGCCCGGCGGCCACGTCGACCGCGACGAACTCCCGCACGAGGCGGCGATACGCGAGGTCCGCGAGGAGACGGGGCTGCGGGCCGAGCTGGTCGCGACGGAGTCGTCGATCACGGGACCGAACACCCGCGGCCTCCCGGAGCCGGCCCATCTCATGCTCCACGACATCAACGTCCACGAGGACGGATCGGTCGGGCACCAGCACGTCGATCACCTCTATTACGCGCGGGTCGACTCCCGCGAAGTATCCCCCGACGGCGACGACGAGGTCGACCCGGACCGGTGGGACTGGTACACCCCGGCGGAGCTGACGGCGAGCGACCTCCCGGAGGACGTCGTCGACCTCGGGCGGGAGGCGATCGACGCCGTCGCCGGTCGGTGA
- a CDS encoding cupin domain-containing protein: MPPVNADDLSWTTPETENGKWRRKQLGEAANGDALGCSLYELPPGERSWPYHYHTANEEALYVLAGEGTLRLDGEAHPLRPGEYAAFPADESGAHRVVNDGDATLRYLVVSTMREPEVTVYPDSEKLGVYVGSPPGGRESRSLEGYYRVDDDVGYWADEANGADGSAE; this comes from the coding sequence ATGCCACCCGTCAACGCTGACGACCTGTCGTGGACGACCCCGGAGACCGAGAACGGGAAGTGGCGGCGGAAGCAGCTGGGTGAGGCCGCCAACGGCGACGCGCTCGGCTGTAGCCTCTACGAGCTCCCGCCGGGCGAGCGCTCGTGGCCGTACCACTATCACACCGCCAACGAGGAGGCCCTGTACGTCCTCGCCGGCGAGGGGACGCTGCGGCTCGACGGGGAGGCCCATCCGCTCCGACCGGGCGAGTACGCCGCGTTCCCGGCCGACGAGTCCGGCGCCCACCGCGTCGTGAACGACGGCGACGCGACGCTCCGATATCTCGTCGTCTCGACGATGCGCGAGCCGGAGGTGACGGTGTATCCGGACTCCGAGAAGCTCGGCGTGTACGTCGGGTCGCCGCCCGGCGGGCGCGAGTCGCGCTCGCTGGAGGGGTACTATCGGGTCGACGACGACGTCGGCTACTGGGCGGACGAGGCGAACGGAGCGGACGGATCGGCCGAATAG
- a CDS encoding transcription initiation factor IIB family protein, protein MSENLRTYTTEHVDDESETESESEEEELQCPECGGQLASDTEHGETVCVDCGLVVEEDEIDRGPEWRAFDSKEKDNKSRVGAPTTNMMHDKGLSTNIGWQDKDAYGKSLSSRQREKMQRLRTWNERFRTRDSKERNLKQALGEIDRMASALGLPDNVRETASVIYRRALDEDLLPGRSIEGVSTSSLYAAARQAGTPRSLDEIAGVSRVEKDEIARTYRYVVRELKLEIQPADPESYVPRFASDLGLSDEAERRARSLLDTAKEQGIHSGKSPVGLAAAAVYAASLLVNEKVTQSEVSEVANISEVTIRNRYHELLEAEDSVALN, encoded by the coding sequence ATGAGCGAGAACCTTCGAACGTACACGACGGAGCACGTCGACGACGAGAGCGAGACAGAGTCGGAATCCGAGGAAGAAGAGCTACAGTGCCCGGAGTGCGGCGGGCAGTTAGCGAGCGACACGGAACACGGCGAGACGGTCTGCGTCGACTGCGGGCTCGTCGTCGAGGAGGACGAGATCGACCGCGGACCTGAGTGGCGCGCGTTCGACTCCAAGGAGAAGGACAACAAGTCCCGGGTGGGGGCCCCGACGACGAACATGATGCACGACAAGGGGCTGTCGACGAACATCGGCTGGCAGGACAAGGACGCCTACGGTAAGTCGCTCTCCAGCCGCCAGCGCGAGAAGATGCAGCGGCTGCGGACGTGGAACGAGCGGTTCCGCACCCGCGACTCCAAGGAGCGCAACCTCAAGCAGGCGCTCGGTGAGATCGACCGCATGGCGAGCGCGCTCGGTCTCCCCGACAACGTCCGCGAGACCGCCTCCGTCATCTACCGCCGCGCGCTCGACGAGGACCTGCTCCCCGGCCGCTCCATCGAGGGCGTCTCGACGTCGTCGCTGTACGCCGCCGCTCGGCAGGCGGGAACGCCGCGGAGCCTCGACGAGATCGCGGGCGTCTCCCGGGTCGAGAAAGACGAGATCGCCCGGACGTACCGCTACGTCGTCCGCGAGCTGAAACTGGAGATCCAGCCCGCCGACCCCGAGAGCTACGTGCCGCGGTTCGCCTCCGACCTGGGCCTCTCCGACGAGGCCGAGCGCCGCGCCCGCAGCCTGCTCGACACCGCGAAGGAACAGGGGATCCACTCCGGGAAGTCGCCGGTCGGACTCGCCGCCGCCGCGGTCTACGCCGCCTCGCTGCTCGTCAACGAGAAGGTGACCCAAAGCGAGGTCAGCGAGGTCGCGAACATCAGCGAGGTCACAATCCGGAACCGGTACCACGAGCTGCTCGAAGCCGAGGACTCCGTCGCGCTGAACTGA
- a CDS encoding Xaa-Pro peptidase family protein, with the protein MNRTRLDDRLADLDADGYLIDASQDDANQLYLSGFTGPDPFLTLYADGEVHVLVGGLEYGRAKAEATADTVERHADYDYEYGGREARNDMYARFVRDKGVESVSMPPRGPIGTADALRERGVDVAVDTDDRLREVRAVKTDDEIDEIREAQRANEAAMRAAEDLIAGADVADGDAAAGDVDPGVLIHEGEPLTSERVAEEIEVTLLRHGCALDETIVAGGAQAADPHDRGSGPLRADEAIIVDIFPRSKATKYNADMTRTLCVGEPSETLREWYDLTECALDAALDAVEPGATGEDVHAAACEVYEEAGEPTFRTDPETETGFIHSTGHGIGLAVHESPRLASGGEELEPGHVVTVEPGLYDPEVGGVRIEDLVVVTEDGYENLTDYPIRFAAE; encoded by the coding sequence GTGAACCGAACGCGACTCGACGACCGCCTGGCCGACCTCGACGCGGACGGCTACCTGATCGACGCCTCGCAGGACGACGCCAACCAGCTCTACCTCTCCGGGTTCACCGGTCCCGACCCGTTCCTCACGCTGTACGCCGACGGCGAGGTCCACGTCCTCGTCGGCGGCTTGGAGTACGGTCGCGCGAAGGCGGAGGCGACGGCTGACACCGTCGAACGCCACGCCGACTACGACTACGAGTACGGCGGCCGAGAGGCCCGAAACGACATGTACGCCCGGTTCGTCCGCGACAAGGGCGTCGAGTCCGTCTCGATGCCGCCACGCGGGCCGATCGGCACGGCGGACGCCCTCCGCGAGCGCGGCGTCGACGTCGCGGTCGACACGGACGACAGGCTTCGGGAAGTCCGTGCGGTGAAGACCGACGACGAAATCGACGAGATCCGCGAGGCGCAGCGCGCCAACGAGGCGGCGATGCGCGCCGCCGAGGACCTGATCGCCGGCGCCGACGTGGCGGACGGGGACGCCGCCGCGGGCGACGTCGACCCGGGCGTCCTGATTCACGAGGGCGAACCCCTCACGAGCGAGCGCGTCGCGGAGGAGATCGAGGTGACCCTCCTGCGCCACGGCTGCGCGCTCGACGAGACGATCGTCGCCGGCGGCGCGCAGGCCGCGGACCCACACGACCGCGGTTCCGGACCGCTCCGGGCGGACGAGGCGATCATCGTCGACATCTTTCCGCGGTCGAAGGCGACGAAGTACAACGCCGACATGACGCGGACGCTCTGCGTCGGCGAGCCGAGCGAGACGCTCCGCGAGTGGTACGACCTCACCGAGTGCGCCCTCGACGCCGCGCTCGACGCGGTCGAACCCGGCGCCACGGGCGAGGACGTCCACGCCGCCGCCTGTGAGGTGTACGAGGAGGCGGGCGAACCCACCTTTCGGACCGACCCCGAGACGGAGACGGGGTTCATCCACTCGACCGGCCACGGCATCGGTCTCGCCGTCCACGAGTCGCCGCGGCTCGCGAGCGGCGGCGAGGAGCTGGAGCCGGGCCACGTGGTCACCGTCGAACCGGGGCTCTACGACCCCGAGGTCGGCGGCGTCCGGATCGAGGACCTCGTCGTCGTCACCGAGGACGGGTACGAGAACCTCACCGACTACCCGATCCGGTTCGCGGCCGAGTGA
- a CDS encoding MFS transporter: MNWRYEHVALALCTLAFTGTMVARLVVSPLVPEITAEFDVTNGTVGLALSGMWLTYALAQFPSGVLGDRYGERRVILTAVGATAVASMLLAASPSMLAFALFAAALGAGAGLHYSVATAFLTRQFDDIGRAVGVHVAGGPLAGLAAPPAAALVGSRYGWRAGVLLGAAVAAPVFVLFAWRVRPTDPLRPDQPMGERFALGPLVELLSRPRILYTTALATMGAFTWQATASFLPTFLEVGTGLSSALSALLFSVYFLVHGGTQPVTGSVSDRIGRDATTMATMTAGVVGYGTLVAAATLDLRLPVTVAGVGFVGLAMSWGAPVQSRFMDLLSDEERGAGFGLVRTAYMVTGASGSVVVGSVSDAAGWPVAFGLLACVMALGLAALSANRLFGLGY, from the coding sequence GTGAACTGGCGGTACGAACACGTGGCGCTCGCGCTCTGTACGCTCGCGTTCACGGGAACGATGGTGGCGCGGCTCGTCGTCAGCCCGCTCGTCCCAGAGATCACGGCGGAGTTCGACGTGACCAACGGCACCGTCGGGCTCGCGCTCAGCGGGATGTGGCTCACGTACGCGCTGGCGCAGTTCCCCTCCGGCGTCCTCGGGGACCGCTACGGCGAGCGCCGCGTGATCCTCACCGCGGTCGGCGCCACCGCGGTCGCGTCGATGCTCCTCGCGGCGTCGCCGTCGATGCTCGCGTTCGCGCTGTTCGCGGCCGCGCTCGGCGCGGGAGCGGGACTCCACTACTCGGTCGCGACGGCGTTCCTCACGCGGCAGTTCGACGACATCGGCCGCGCCGTCGGCGTCCACGTCGCCGGCGGCCCGCTCGCGGGGCTGGCGGCGCCGCCGGCCGCCGCGCTCGTCGGGTCGCGGTACGGCTGGCGCGCCGGCGTCCTCCTCGGCGCCGCCGTCGCGGCCCCCGTGTTCGTCCTGTTCGCGTGGCGGGTCCGGCCGACCGACCCCCTCCGTCCAGACCAGCCGATGGGCGAGCGGTTCGCGCTCGGTCCGCTCGTCGAACTGCTCTCGCGCCCCCGTATCCTCTACACGACCGCGTTGGCGACGATGGGCGCGTTCACGTGGCAGGCGACCGCCTCCTTCCTCCCGACGTTTCTGGAGGTCGGGACCGGGCTGTCGAGCGCGCTGTCGGCGCTTTTATTCTCGGTGTACTTCCTCGTCCACGGCGGCACCCAGCCGGTGACCGGGTCGGTGTCCGACCGGATCGGCCGCGACGCCACCACGATGGCGACGATGACTGCGGGCGTCGTCGGCTACGGGACCCTCGTCGCGGCCGCGACGCTCGACTTGAGGCTACCCGTCACCGTCGCCGGCGTCGGGTTCGTCGGTCTCGCGATGTCGTGGGGCGCGCCCGTCCAGTCGCGGTTCATGGACCTGCTCTCCGACGAGGAGCGCGGGGCCGGATTCGGGCTCGTTCGGACCGCGTACATGGTCACGGGCGCGTCCGGCAGCGTCGTCGTCGGGAGCGTCTCCGACGCCGCGGGGTGGCCCGTCGCGTTCGGCCTGCTCGCCTGCGTGATGGCGCTCGGACTGGCGGCGCTGTCGGCGAACCGGCTGTTCGGGCTGGGGTACTGA
- a CDS encoding GrpB family protein, translating into MDPKADGITLEPDPVWDDRYETERARVEDASDSRLLDVFHVGSTAIPGVPGKPVLDVMPIYAEYEGMRTAADRLVTDGFDRERDDDTIVLVRRDDDHVVAVRIHTTDAEQWRPILVFRDYLTDDPDARAEYARVKREAADAHADDMEAYTDAKFEVVRSLTERAREAGYEERLPEFA; encoded by the coding sequence ATGGATCCTAAAGCGGACGGAATCACGCTCGAACCGGATCCGGTCTGGGACGACCGGTACGAGACCGAACGAGCGCGCGTCGAGGACGCCTCCGACTCGCGTCTGCTCGACGTGTTTCACGTCGGTAGCACCGCCATCCCGGGCGTTCCGGGAAAGCCTGTGCTGGACGTGATGCCTATCTACGCCGAGTACGAAGGAATGCGCACCGCCGCGGACCGACTGGTGACCGACGGGTTCGATCGCGAACGCGACGACGACACGATAGTGCTCGTGCGCCGCGACGACGACCACGTCGTCGCCGTACGAATACACACTACCGACGCGGAGCAGTGGCGACCGATACTCGTGTTCCGAGACTACCTCACCGACGACCCGGACGCGCGGGCGGAGTACGCCCGCGTCAAGCGAGAGGCGGCCGACGCACACGCCGACGACATGGAGGCGTACACCGACGCCAAGTTCGAGGTGGTCCGCTCGCTGACGGAGCGGGCCCGCGAGGCGGGCTACGAGGAACGGCTCCCCGAGTTCGCGTAG